One part of the Paracoccus sp. MBLB3053 genome encodes these proteins:
- a CDS encoding DUF7146 domain-containing protein, with the protein MKGEDHRLEEAKAMPIADIVARLELAGLVRTGGELVGPCPQCGGRDRFGVNLRTGMFQCRKECGPNAKGDQIALVQHVMGMDFRAALEWLCGPAEGLSDAERAERRRKSEANRRKQDDIARKQRESSISSARDIWFAAQPAEGTAVRDYLALRGIDPDLYPRLPQCVRFDPAARYTIPAERPGQWEVIHTGPAMICAVVDAGNRVTAVHRTWLDLGQPKGKLILPDPRKAGETLPAKKVLGSKKGGAIRFLTPKGSDTMIMAEGVETTLSALIAETAPQATAYWCGVDLGNMAGRMQRGPGLKFAGLPDLDDADAWLPPEWVRRLIFVQDGDSDPKLTTAKLKAGLRRAMIKRPGLRGSIVHAGEGRDLNDILMGQQ; encoded by the coding sequence ATGAAGGGCGAAGATCACCGCCTGGAAGAGGCCAAGGCCATGCCGATCGCCGATATCGTCGCACGGCTGGAACTGGCGGGACTGGTTCGGACCGGTGGCGAGCTGGTCGGTCCTTGCCCGCAATGCGGTGGCCGGGATCGCTTCGGGGTGAACCTGCGGACCGGCATGTTCCAGTGCCGCAAGGAATGTGGGCCCAATGCCAAGGGCGATCAGATCGCACTGGTGCAACATGTCATGGGCATGGATTTCCGGGCGGCGCTCGAATGGCTCTGCGGTCCGGCCGAAGGTCTGAGCGATGCCGAGCGCGCCGAACGCCGGCGCAAATCCGAAGCGAACCGGCGCAAGCAGGATGATATCGCCCGCAAGCAGCGCGAAAGCTCGATCAGCTCGGCGCGTGACATCTGGTTCGCGGCGCAGCCCGCCGAGGGCACGGCCGTGCGCGATTACCTGGCGCTGCGGGGCATCGATCCCGATCTCTATCCGCGTCTGCCGCAATGCGTCCGTTTCGATCCGGCCGCGCGCTACACCATTCCGGCCGAACGCCCTGGGCAATGGGAGGTCATTCATACCGGACCGGCGATGATCTGTGCCGTGGTCGATGCGGGAAACCGGGTGACCGCGGTGCATCGGACATGGCTCGATCTTGGCCAACCCAAGGGCAAGCTGATCCTGCCCGACCCGAGAAAGGCGGGCGAAACGCTGCCGGCCAAGAAGGTGCTGGGATCGAAGAAGGGCGGGGCCATCCGGTTCCTGACTCCGAAGGGAAGCGACACCATGATCATGGCCGAGGGGGTCGAGACGACCCTTTCCGCCCTGATCGCGGAAACCGCGCCGCAGGCCACAGCCTATTGGTGCGGGGTCGATCTGGGCAACATGGCCGGCCGCATGCAACGCGGCCCCGGCCTGAAATTCGCGGGACTGCCGGATCTCGACGATGCCGATGCCTGGTTGCCGCCCGAATGGGTGCGCAGGCTCATCTTCGTCCAGGACGGCGACAGCGATCCCAAGCTGACGACCGCAAAACTCAAGGCCGGCCTGCGCCGCGCCATGATCAAGCGACCCGGTTTGCGCGGGTCCATCGTCCATGCCGGGGAGGGCAGGGACCTCAACGATATCCTGATGGGACAGCAATGA